A single Amphiura filiformis chromosome 8, Afil_fr2py, whole genome shotgun sequence DNA region contains:
- the LOC140158451 gene encoding synaptogenesis protein syg-1-like — translation MDMLSAILTVLKWRTGLFVCLLLCLCHIELSEAQFRKSPKDDYAVLGGTAKFACAIRRVRYGKGEVSWNYKVAGVAGKQNISSEYLLYPSLDRDRRMRYSIVGNRSRGEYDLQITNVRDTDEATYECVYYQGNADPGLIVNRRRSALLAIGRSPDPGYPLCSMSPSTGVSPLMNITFTCITKGGAPMGKVRWYSGTKWIGKWGLTEQ, via the coding sequence ATGGATATGTTATCGGCCATTTTGACCGTGTTGAAATGGCGTACAGGATTGTTCGTATGTCTACTTCTATGTCTATGTCACATAGAGTTGAGCGAAGCACAGTTTAGAAAGTCCCCAAAAGACGATTATGCAGTTTTAGGTGGAACTGCTAAATTCGCTTGTGCTATTAGAAGAGTAAGGTATGGAAAAGGCGAGGTGTCGTGGAATTATAAAGTTGCTGGTGTTGCTGGAAAACAAAATATCAGCTCCGAGTATTTATTATATCCATCACTGGATAGGGATCGTCGGATGAGGTACTCTATTGTAGGTAATCGCAGCAGAGGAGAATATGATTTACAAATTACCAATGTTAGAGACACGGATGAAGCTACTTATGAATGTGTGTACTATCAAGGAAATGCTGATCCTGGACTTATCGTAAATCGCAGACGAAGTGCTTTGCTAGCGATTGGAAGGTCTCCTGATCCTGGATATCCACTCTGTTCAATGAGTCCTTCCACGGGTGTGTCACCTTTAATGAATATCACATTCACCTGCATCACTAAAGGCGGTGCTCCTATGGGGAAAGTCAGATGGTATTCAGGCACCAAATGGATTGGTAAATGGGGACTTACTGAACAATAA